In Macaca fascicularis isolate 582-1 chromosome X, T2T-MFA8v1.1, one DNA window encodes the following:
- the LOC102116510 gene encoding putative myc-like protein MYCLP1: protein MDRDSYQHYFYDYDGGEDFYRSTTPSEDIWKKFELVPPPWDLGPAAGNPALGFGPLEPWPVGCAENETESQDYWKAWDPNYASLIRRDCMWSGFSAQEPLERAASDLLAVGAPSGYSPKEFATPDYTPELEASNLAPIFPCLLGEPKIQACSRSESPSDSEGEETDVTVKKRQSLSMRKPVTIAVRADLLDPRMNLFHISIHQQQHNYAAPFPPESCFQEGAPKRIPPKEALEREAPGGKDDKEDKEIVSLPPVASEAAQSCQPKPIRYDTENGTKRKYHSSLERKRRNDQRSRFLALRDEVPALARCSRVSKVMILVKATEYLQELVEAEEKMATEKRQLECQRRQLQKRIEYLSSY, encoded by the coding sequence ATGGACCGCGACTCGTACCAGCACTATTTCTACGACTATGACGGCGGGGAGGATTTCTACCGCTCCACGACGCCCAGCGAGGACATCTGGAAGAAATTCGAGTTGGTGCCGCCGCCCTGGGACTTGGGTCCCGCCGCCGGGAACCCAGCCCTTGGCTTTGGTCCCCTGGAACCGTGGCCGGTAGGGTGCGCTGAGAACGAGACGGAATCCCAGGACTACTGGAAAGCTTGGGACCCGAACTACGCCTCCCTCATCCGCCGTGACTGCATGTGGAGCGGCTTCTCCGCCCAGGAGCCACTGGAGAGAGCGGCGAGTGACCTGCTTGCAGTTGGCGCGCCCTCGGGGTACTCGCCCAAGGAGTTCGCCACCCCCGACTACACTCCTGAGCTCGAAGCCAGCAACCTAGCGCCTATCTTCCCCTGTTTGCTGGGCGAGCCCAAGATCCAGGCCTGCTCCAGGTCTGAGAGCCCAAGCGACTCCGAGGGCGAAGAAACCGACGTGACAGTAAAGAAGAGGCAGTCTTTGAGTATGCGGAAGCCGGTCACCATCGCGGTGCGTGCAGACCTTCTGGATCCCCGCATGAATCTCTTCCACATCTCCATCCACCAGCAACAGCACAACTATGCTGCCCCTTTTCCTCCAGAAAGCTGCTTCCAAGAAGGGGCTCCAAAGAGGATTCCCCCAAAAGAAGCTCTAGAGAGAGAAGCTCCAGGGGGAAAGGATGATAAGGAAGATAAAGAGATTGTGAGCCTCCCACCTGTAGCAAGTGAGGCTGCCCAGTCCTGCCAGCCCAAACCCATCCGTTATGATACTGAGAATGGGACCAAGAGGAAGTATCACAGCTCCCTGGAGCGCAAGAGGCGGAATGATCAACGTTCGCGGTTCTTGGCCCTGAGGGACGAGGTACCCGCGCTGGCCAGGTGCTCTAGGGTTTCCAAAGTAATGATCCTAGTCAAGGCCACGGAATACTTACAAGAACTAGTGGAGGCCGAGGAGAAGATGGCTACGGAGAAAAGGCAGCTTGAATGCCAGCGTCGGCAATTGCAGAAAAGAATTGAGTACCTCAGTAGCTACTGA